A stretch of Vigna angularis cultivar LongXiaoDou No.4 chromosome 4, ASM1680809v1, whole genome shotgun sequence DNA encodes these proteins:
- the LOC108331525 gene encoding uncharacterized protein LOC108331525 isoform X1, producing MIHHPEKTNICLICGDKGNPKCHVYCVRCKACFQHRYCLDEFYTEDDGTIIWKCEDCAPRNPKRCGSEELRRSMRVIHVAEAKYRRIKMQKESFAVRKPKSVRSSDGFHKCTRKNDSEKKQPVLEDNGIYYEEPESPKGPINISTDKKASEHEQYVYSEALTTQHHSYPEFDKPSRAHPLSDPVWTGQFILKNANNFGLVAYASSAACSKVHLAVTQLPTLLDVEMLSRCGIWPKRFDTSPPNGDSIGLYFFPHYERYALSMEYILHTDWSCNFLCKPCFVYSLTSIRDESIFDGVMNQVIEQEFALKAVINNIELLIFSSRLLPPSDRRICDKYYLWGVFKPKSVSGNIRPN from the exons ATATTGTTTAGATGAGTTCTATACAGAAGATGATGGAACAATTATCTGGAAATGTGAGGACTGTGCACCACGTAATCCCAAAAGATGTGGATCTGAAGAATTAAGAAGAAGCATGCGTGTAATTCATGTTGCTGAAGCTAAATATAGAAGGATAAAAATGCAAAAGGAGAGTTTTGCAGTTAGAAAACCAAAATCTGTCAGATCATCTGACGGTTTTCATAAATGCACTAGGAAAAATGACAGTGAGAAGAAACAACCGGTCCTTGAAGACAATGGCATCTATTATGAGGAACCTGAATCACCTAAAGGTCCTATAAATATTTCAACTGACAAGAAAGCATCGGAACATGAGCAATATGTTTACTCTGAAGCCTTAACGACTCAACACCATAGTTATCCAGAATTTGACAAGCCTAGCCGTGCTCACCCACTTAGTGATCCAGTTTGGAC GGGACAATTTATATTGAAGAACGCAAATAATTTTGGTCTTGTTGCTTATGCGTCAAGCGCAGCTTGCTCAAAAGTGCATTTGGCAGTGACACAGCTTCCTACACTGCTTGATGTGGAGATGTTATCGAGGTGTGGTATTTGGCCCAAGCGTTTTGATACGTCTCCTCCTAACGGTGATAGTATCGGTCTCTATTTCTTTCCACATTATGAAAGGTATGCTTTATCAATGGAATATATTCTTCATACTGACTGGTCTTGTAATTTTCTATGTAAACCTTGTTTTGTATATTCTCTAACATCAATTAGGGATGAGTCGATTTTTGATGGTGTGATGAATCAAGTAATTGAACAAGAATTTGCTCTCAAGGCGGTCATTAACAACATAGAGCTCCTCATTTTTTCTTCACGTTTATTACCTCCAAGTGATCGGA GAATTTGTGACAAGTATTATTTGTGGGGTGTTTTCAAACCAAAGTCTGTCAGTGGGAATATTCGGCCCAATTAA
- the LOC108331525 gene encoding uncharacterized protein LOC108331525 isoform X3, translating into MRVIHVAEAKYRRIKMQKESFAVRKPKSVRSSDGFHKCTRKNDSEKKQPVLEDNGIYYEEPESPKGPINISTDKKASEHEQYVYSEALTTQHHSYPEFDKPSRAHPLSDPVWTGQFILKNANNFGLVAYASSAACSKVHLAVTQLPTLLDVEMLSRCGIWPKRFDTSPPNGDSIGLYFFPHYERYALSMEYILHTDWSCNFLCKPCFVYSLTSIRDESIFDGVMNQVIEQEFALKAVINNIELLIFSSRLLPPSDRRICDKYYLWGVFKPKSVSGNIRPN; encoded by the exons ATGCGTGTAATTCATGTTGCTGAAGCTAAATATAGAAGGATAAAAATGCAAAAGGAGAGTTTTGCAGTTAGAAAACCAAAATCTGTCAGATCATCTGACGGTTTTCATAAATGCACTAGGAAAAATGACAGTGAGAAGAAACAACCGGTCCTTGAAGACAATGGCATCTATTATGAGGAACCTGAATCACCTAAAGGTCCTATAAATATTTCAACTGACAAGAAAGCATCGGAACATGAGCAATATGTTTACTCTGAAGCCTTAACGACTCAACACCATAGTTATCCAGAATTTGACAAGCCTAGCCGTGCTCACCCACTTAGTGATCCAGTTTGGAC GGGACAATTTATATTGAAGAACGCAAATAATTTTGGTCTTGTTGCTTATGCGTCAAGCGCAGCTTGCTCAAAAGTGCATTTGGCAGTGACACAGCTTCCTACACTGCTTGATGTGGAGATGTTATCGAGGTGTGGTATTTGGCCCAAGCGTTTTGATACGTCTCCTCCTAACGGTGATAGTATCGGTCTCTATTTCTTTCCACATTATGAAAGGTATGCTTTATCAATGGAATATATTCTTCATACTGACTGGTCTTGTAATTTTCTATGTAAACCTTGTTTTGTATATTCTCTAACATCAATTAGGGATGAGTCGATTTTTGATGGTGTGATGAATCAAGTAATTGAACAAGAATTTGCTCTCAAGGCGGTCATTAACAACATAGAGCTCCTCATTTTTTCTTCACGTTTATTACCTCCAAGTGATCGGA GAATTTGTGACAAGTATTATTTGTGGGGTGTTTTCAAACCAAAGTCTGTCAGTGGGAATATTCGGCCCAATTAA